A region from the Drosophila takahashii strain IR98-3 E-12201 chromosome 2L, DtakHiC1v2, whole genome shotgun sequence genome encodes:
- the Ubc2 gene encoding ubiquitin-conjugating enzyme E2-24 kDa, which translates to MSSTPAAGSAAEVATSSATSNAPSAPSTTASNVSNPSQPPSAGTPQARGGRGSNANGGASGSNAAGGDEPRKDSKPTPRISKALGTSAKRIQKELAEITLDPPPNCSAGPKGDNLYEWVSTILGPPGSVYEGGVFFLDIHFSPEYPFKPPKVTFRTRIYHCNINSQGVICLDILKDNWSPALTISKVLLSICSLLTDCNPADPLVGSIATQYLQNREEHDRIARLWTKRYAT; encoded by the exons ATGTCTTCAACCCCAGCAGCGGGCAGTGCCGCCGAGGTGGCCACCTCCAGTGCCACCTCAAATGCCCCGAGTGCGCCCAGCACGACGGCCAGCAACGTGAGCAATCCCAGCCAGCCCCCGTCCGCCGGAACGCCGCAGGCTCGTGGTGGCAGGGGCAGTAACGCCAACGGAGGAGCCTCCGGCAGCAATGCGGCCGGCGGGGATGAGCCGCGCAAGGACTCCAAGCCAACGCCCAGAATTTCCAAGGCCCTGGGCACGTCGGCCAAGCGCATCCAGAAGGAGCTGGCCGAGATCACACTGGACCCACCGCCCAACTGCAGTGCCGGGCCCAAGGGCGACAACCTGTACGAGTGGGTCTCCACCATCCTGGGACCACCCGGATCCGTCTACGAGGGCGGCGTCTTCTTCCTCGACATACACTTCTCGCCCGAGTACCCCTTCAAGCCACCCAAAGTCACGTTCCGGACGCGCATCTATCACTGCAACATCAACAGCCAGGGCGTCATCTGCCTGGACATACTCAAGGACAACTGGTCGCCGGCGCTGACCATATCAAAGGTCTTGCTGTCAATTTGCTCCCTGCTCACAGACTGTAATCCAG CCGATCCGCTGGTGGGCAGCATTGCCACGCAATATTTGCAGAATCGAGAGGAGCATGATCGAATTGCGCGTCTCTGGACAAAACG GTACGCAACATGA